The following are encoded in a window of Geobacter metallireducens GS-15 genomic DNA:
- a CDS encoding phage tail sheath subtilisin-like domain-containing protein encodes MPTYLHPGVYVEEIPSGSRPIEGVGTSTAAFVGYTTKGPVAEPTLLFKWSDYEEQFGGIRDLGKSATGDPMGFAVYSFFQNGGTAAYIVRAITEGSADTAEGFLVNPDDATQIIRFAAANPGEWGNELRIRFEAKADAPGYYTLRAGVMDGTEFKERERFNDLTVADDGAPDFIESKVNDASTLISVEMQAISQYLLGVSISQDLSAVADFSVLNDLTMTVTVDGTARAVTFGATEFSATSTLADVAGIIQAQVRGAVVANPAVRDFTCAVDGNQLVLTSGTRLTTSSAVVTGPGDATDASTTLLLGLANDGTERTGQQSLDAMLSGIAGQVSLAGGTNGSEPDKNAYDDIFAAFEKVRDISILCLPGQAWDSTTEQSIIDAAVAHAEKMRSRMVIIDPPEGTELRTEKAVNDLGFKPKTYSVVYYPWAKVANPFYNAERNPGVPSTLLVPPSGFAAGMWAKIDGRRGVWKAPAGVETSLLGVAGLQYPVEDGEQDSLNPLGVNCLRKMPGFGPVIWGSRTLATKADPEWRYVPIRRTAIMIEQSIYNGIQWAVFEPNNHNLWASLRANIGSFMDGLFRAGAFQGEKANDAYFVRCGLGDTMTQGDIDRGQVIVIVGFAPLKPAEFVIVRIQQKVAEQ; translated from the coding sequence ATGCCTACGTATCTTCACCCGGGTGTGTATGTGGAGGAGATCCCGAGCGGTTCCCGCCCCATCGAAGGGGTCGGGACGTCCACCGCGGCGTTTGTCGGCTACACCACGAAGGGGCCGGTGGCCGAACCGACGCTGCTGTTCAAGTGGAGCGACTACGAGGAGCAGTTCGGCGGTATCCGCGATCTGGGGAAATCGGCCACGGGCGACCCCATGGGGTTCGCGGTCTACAGCTTTTTTCAGAACGGGGGGACCGCCGCCTACATCGTGCGGGCCATCACGGAGGGGAGCGCCGACACTGCTGAAGGGTTCCTCGTGAATCCCGACGATGCCACCCAGATTATCCGCTTCGCGGCAGCCAATCCGGGTGAATGGGGGAATGAGCTGCGGATCAGGTTCGAGGCCAAGGCGGATGCCCCCGGCTATTACACCCTGCGGGCTGGCGTCATGGACGGGACCGAGTTCAAGGAGCGGGAGCGGTTCAACGACCTGACCGTGGCCGACGACGGTGCTCCTGACTTCATCGAGAGCAAGGTGAACGATGCCTCGACGCTGATCAGCGTGGAGATGCAGGCGATCAGCCAGTACCTCCTGGGGGTGAGCATCAGCCAGGACCTGTCGGCCGTGGCCGACTTCAGCGTGCTCAACGACCTGACCATGACCGTCACCGTGGACGGCACCGCACGGGCGGTGACCTTTGGCGCCACCGAGTTCAGCGCCACTAGCACTCTGGCCGACGTGGCCGGGATTATTCAGGCCCAGGTGCGGGGTGCAGTGGTGGCCAACCCTGCGGTGCGCGACTTTACCTGTGCGGTGGACGGCAACCAGCTCGTCCTTACCTCCGGCACACGTCTTACCACTTCATCGGCGGTGGTTACCGGGCCGGGCGACGCCACCGACGCCTCCACCACACTCTTGCTGGGGCTCGCCAACGACGGTACCGAGCGGACCGGCCAGCAGTCCCTGGACGCCATGCTCTCGGGGATCGCCGGCCAGGTCTCCCTTGCCGGAGGGACCAACGGCAGCGAACCCGACAAGAACGCCTACGACGATATCTTCGCAGCCTTCGAGAAGGTGCGCGACATCAGCATCCTCTGCCTACCGGGCCAGGCCTGGGATTCCACTACCGAGCAGTCGATCATCGATGCCGCCGTGGCCCATGCCGAGAAGATGCGGAGCCGCATGGTCATCATCGACCCCCCCGAGGGGACCGAACTCAGGACCGAGAAAGCGGTCAACGACCTGGGGTTCAAGCCCAAGACCTACTCGGTGGTCTACTACCCCTGGGCCAAAGTGGCCAACCCCTTCTACAACGCCGAGAGGAACCCCGGCGTCCCCTCAACGCTTCTCGTGCCCCCCAGCGGCTTTGCGGCGGGGATGTGGGCCAAGATCGACGGCCGGCGCGGCGTCTGGAAGGCCCCGGCGGGGGTCGAGACGTCGCTCCTCGGCGTGGCCGGCCTCCAGTACCCGGTGGAGGATGGGGAGCAGGACTCCCTCAACCCCCTCGGTGTCAACTGCCTCCGGAAGATGCCGGGCTTCGGGCCGGTCATCTGGGGGAGCCGCACCCTGGCCACCAAGGCCGACCCCGAGTGGCGCTACGTCCCCATCCGGCGCACCGCCATCATGATCGAGCAGAGCATCTACAACGGCATCCAGTGGGCGGTCTTCGAGCCCAACAACCACAACCTCTGGGCCTCGCTGCGGGCCAACATCGGCTCCTTCATGGACGGGCTCTTCCGGGCCGGCGCCTTCCAGGGGGAAAAGGCCAACGACGCCTACTTCGTCCGCTGCGGCCTGGGTGACACCATGACCCAGGGTGACATCGACCGGGGCCAGGTCATCGTCATCGTCGGCTTCGCTCCCCTGAAACCGGCCGAGTTCGTCATTGTCCGCATCCAGCAGAAGGTTGCTGAACAATAA
- a CDS encoding ATP-binding protein: MEAAARTMTEDTFSPEWERIGLLAQILAGSRQGREASTGELERLRTLQQQVEASRRQEGGWRVVAPAGLSPIEFDVLACVVAPEAEPRLGWLFQTLQPGTPTPYPTPALLQELLAMAPEETPLLYGALTESSPLRIGGLIEVEGGDPFQPVKPVPGVTARLLGRPAVTGDLPGAVLVKTPARWDDLVLPLDRVAMLREFLLWITHKATVVGEWGGGDCGGPVGLFAGPSGTGKTFAAAVLAAELGWPLYRVDLGRLVSKYIGETEKNLNRLFDAAHGQPMILQFDEADSLFSKRGEVREARDRYANMEVSHLLARIESHQGPVILTTNLRKHLDPAFARRFQVVVDFPRPDADARTRLWQRLLPPRAPLEPGVDPAFLGAAVNLTGGSIRNAALHAAYLAAGAGKPLGLGHLALAVWRELGKDGRELSPLDLGPLAPFLPREAPC; this comes from the coding sequence ATGGAAGCCGCCGCACGGACCATGACAGAGGATACCTTCTCCCCCGAGTGGGAGCGGATCGGCCTCCTGGCCCAGATCCTGGCCGGGTCCCGCCAGGGGCGGGAGGCGTCAACGGGGGAGCTGGAGCGGCTCCGGACGCTCCAGCAGCAGGTGGAGGCGTCCCGCCGGCAAGAGGGGGGCTGGCGTGTGGTGGCACCGGCGGGGCTCTCTCCCATCGAGTTCGACGTCCTCGCCTGCGTCGTGGCCCCCGAGGCGGAGCCCCGACTTGGGTGGCTCTTCCAGACTCTTCAGCCCGGCACCCCCACCCCCTACCCGACGCCGGCGCTACTCCAGGAGCTTCTGGCCATGGCCCCGGAGGAGACGCCGCTCCTCTACGGTGCCCTCACCGAGTCATCCCCCCTGCGCATCGGCGGCCTCATCGAGGTGGAGGGGGGGGATCCGTTCCAACCGGTGAAACCGGTACCCGGCGTAACGGCGAGGCTCCTGGGGCGTCCCGCCGTCACCGGCGATCTCCCAGGGGCGGTATTGGTGAAAACCCCGGCCCGCTGGGACGATCTGGTGCTCCCCCTGGATCGGGTCGCCATGCTCCGGGAGTTTCTCCTCTGGATCACCCACAAGGCCACGGTGGTCGGCGAGTGGGGAGGCGGCGACTGCGGTGGGCCGGTAGGGCTCTTCGCCGGGCCGTCGGGGACTGGCAAGACCTTCGCCGCGGCGGTCCTGGCCGCGGAACTGGGGTGGCCCCTCTACCGGGTGGACCTGGGGCGGCTCGTGAGCAAGTACATCGGCGAGACGGAAAAGAACCTGAACCGCCTCTTCGACGCGGCCCACGGCCAGCCCATGATCCTCCAGTTCGACGAGGCCGACAGCCTCTTCAGCAAGCGGGGGGAGGTGCGGGAGGCCCGGGACCGCTACGCCAACATGGAGGTGAGCCACCTCCTGGCACGCATCGAGTCCCACCAGGGGCCGGTGATCCTCACCACCAATCTCCGCAAGCACCTGGACCCGGCCTTTGCCCGCCGCTTCCAGGTGGTGGTGGACTTTCCCCGCCCCGATGCCGATGCCCGCACACGGCTCTGGCAGCGGCTCCTCCCCCCCCGGGCACCCTTAGAGCCGGGAGTGGACCCTGCCTTCCTCGGGGCCGCCGTCAACCTGACCGGCGGGAGCATCCGCAATGCCGCTCTCCACGCCGCCTACCTGGCCGCCGGCGCCGGGAAGCCCCTGGGGCTCGGCCACTTGGCCCTGGCGGTCTGGCGGGAACTGGGGAAGGACGGGAGGGAACTTTCCCCACTCGACCTGGGGCCCCTGGCTCCGTTCCTTCCCAGGGAGGCCCCATGCTGA
- a CDS encoding LysM peptidoglycan-binding domain-containing protein, giving the protein MFQKGSRYEKTDRFAPSADGTTVFAGIRPRAIGPATGVVEHVVKAGDRLDLLARHYYNDDRLWWRIVDANPDFLYGGDMVLEEMEGMVILIPKAKE; this is encoded by the coding sequence ATGTTCCAGAAGGGGAGCCGCTACGAGAAAACCGACAGATTCGCGCCGTCCGCCGACGGGACCACGGTCTTCGCTGGTATCCGTCCCCGGGCCATCGGCCCCGCCACCGGGGTGGTGGAGCACGTGGTGAAGGCCGGCGACCGCCTCGACCTCCTGGCGCGCCACTACTACAACGACGACCGCCTCTGGTGGCGGATCGTCGATGCCAACCCCGACTTCCTCTACGGCGGCGACATGGTGCTGGAAGAGATGGAGGGGATGGTGATCCTGATACCGAAGGCGAAGGAATAG
- a CDS encoding phage tail protein gives MAAPLFPVNTHRHDPYRTFKFQVVIDGKVVAGLKKMGALKKKTTPVKWRASNDPSHERVMPGGTSYDPVTLEQGLTHDPVFETWANLVNNIQGDAGMSLKNYRKDIIINVLNLQGKVAISYKLYRAWVSDYQALPDLDAGNMNTIGIQTITLQHEGWERDTSVAEPAET, from the coding sequence ATGGCTGCACCGCTCTTTCCTGTAAACACCCATCGTCACGATCCCTACCGCACCTTCAAGTTCCAGGTCGTCATCGACGGCAAGGTGGTGGCGGGGCTGAAGAAAATGGGAGCCCTCAAGAAGAAGACGACGCCGGTGAAGTGGCGCGCCTCCAATGATCCGTCCCACGAGCGGGTCATGCCGGGGGGCACAAGCTACGACCCGGTTACCCTTGAGCAGGGGCTTACTCACGACCCGGTCTTCGAGACCTGGGCGAACCTGGTGAACAACATCCAGGGGGATGCCGGCATGTCCCTGAAGAACTACCGCAAGGACATTATCATCAACGTCCTGAACCTCCAGGGGAAGGTGGCCATTTCCTACAAGCTCTACCGGGCCTGGGTCTCCGACTACCAGGCGCTCCCGGACCTGGACGCCGGCAACATGAACACCATCGGCATCCAGACCATAACCCTGCAGCATGAGGGGTGGGAGCGCGACACCAGCGTCGCCGAGCCGGCTGAGACCTGA
- a CDS encoding DUF4255 domain-containing protein codes for MALPRSSLSQVCRAIADFVSVGLDASANSIQVMIGSPASAAPATADTNHRVNLFFYRVEPAGFFTGDTPGDPWWVRLHCLVTGFGLDEEQISAGENDLRLLGEVMRLFHETPVQSALTVDDETFRLQVVFHPLGADELNHIWSTQGDVSYRPSIAYEMALAPVLPAERRPESPLVGRIGTEVRAVPAARTSPFGGAAAAPPVPRTTVDASRPDWPPVISFVLDGGTCAQSLLFAHGSQELADFTPQVWVAGEPAAPVTLAWQRWTSTGGWEDVADPTATMATDLVLDPAAAGDADSVEVALPEELVSDGGQAVLYAERSFVRGADGVTVTVRSNPLLVTVHGGA; via the coding sequence ATGGCCCTTCCGCGCTCATCACTCTCCCAGGTCTGCCGGGCCATCGCCGACTTCGTCAGCGTGGGGCTCGACGCCAGCGCCAACTCGATCCAGGTGATGATCGGCTCTCCGGCCAGCGCCGCGCCGGCAACTGCCGATACGAATCACCGGGTGAACCTCTTCTTCTACCGGGTCGAGCCGGCCGGATTCTTCACCGGCGACACCCCCGGCGACCCCTGGTGGGTGAGGCTCCACTGCCTCGTCACCGGCTTCGGCCTCGACGAGGAGCAGATAAGCGCCGGCGAGAACGATCTGCGCCTCCTGGGGGAGGTGATGCGCCTCTTTCACGAGACGCCGGTGCAGTCGGCCCTGACGGTGGATGACGAGACGTTCCGGCTCCAGGTGGTCTTTCACCCCCTGGGGGCTGACGAGTTGAACCACATCTGGTCCACCCAGGGGGATGTGAGCTACCGTCCCTCCATCGCCTACGAGATGGCCCTGGCGCCGGTGCTCCCCGCGGAGCGCCGTCCCGAAAGCCCCCTGGTGGGGCGGATCGGTACCGAGGTTCGGGCCGTTCCCGCCGCCCGCACCTCCCCCTTCGGCGGCGCTGCCGCCGCGCCGCCGGTTCCCCGCACGACGGTGGATGCCTCGCGCCCCGACTGGCCGCCGGTCATCAGCTTCGTGCTCGATGGCGGAACGTGCGCCCAAAGCCTCCTCTTTGCCCACGGAAGCCAGGAACTGGCGGATTTCACGCCCCAGGTCTGGGTGGCCGGGGAGCCCGCCGCCCCCGTGACCCTTGCCTGGCAGCGCTGGACGAGCACCGGCGGCTGGGAGGATGTGGCGGACCCGACGGCCACCATGGCTACGGACCTTGTGCTGGATCCCGCCGCAGCGGGCGATGCGGATTCCGTTGAGGTTGCTCTTCCGGAGGAACTGGTTTCCGACGGCGGTCAGGCGGTTCTCTACGCCGAGCGGAGCTTCGTGCGGGGTGCGGACGGGGTGACAGTGACTGTGCGGAGCAATCCCCTCCTCGTCACCGTCCATGGGGGAGCGTGA